One segment of Streptomyces sp. YIM 121038 DNA contains the following:
- a CDS encoding CpaF family protein: MSLRSRIASPADTAAPSRDDSLVATYRAKLLEEIDLAEMSSLSASDRRARLERVLGHIISREGPVLSASERAHLIRRVVDEALGLGVLEPLLADASITEIMVNGPDSIFVERAGRVEQLPLRFASEDQLMQTIERIVSTVNRRVDESNPMVDARLPTGERVNVIIPPLALTGATLTIRRFPRAYTLPELIGLGSLDEHMLMLLAAFVRARFNVIVSGGTGSGKTTLLNALSGLLPGHERIITIEDSAELQLQQDHVIRLESRPPNVEGKGQITIRDLVRNSLRMRPDRIIVGEVRGGETLDMLQAMSTGHDGSLATVHANTAEDALTRLQTLGSMSEVQVPFEALRDQINSAVDVVVQLARHADGSRKVAEIVLLVSHGRQQFRIAPVTRFVPHPVGPDRVVHGYFEHLPLPRPVAERLYVAGEPVPPAYGVAEAIDVLNTREAIG, translated from the coding sequence ATGAGCCTGCGCTCCCGCATCGCGTCGCCCGCCGACACCGCCGCGCCCAGCCGCGACGACAGCCTCGTGGCGACGTACCGGGCGAAGCTGCTCGAAGAGATAGACCTGGCCGAGATGTCGTCCCTGTCGGCGTCCGACCGCCGGGCCCGCCTGGAGCGGGTCCTCGGCCACATCATCAGCCGCGAGGGCCCCGTCCTCTCGGCCTCCGAGCGGGCGCACCTGATCCGGCGCGTGGTCGACGAGGCCCTGGGCCTCGGCGTCCTGGAGCCGCTGCTCGCCGACGCCTCCATCACCGAGATCATGGTCAACGGCCCCGACTCGATCTTCGTGGAGCGCGCGGGCCGCGTGGAGCAGCTCCCGCTCCGCTTCGCGTCCGAGGACCAGCTGATGCAGACGATCGAACGCATCGTCTCCACGGTCAACCGCCGCGTCGACGAGTCGAACCCCATGGTCGACGCGCGCCTGCCCACCGGCGAACGCGTCAACGTCATCATCCCGCCCCTCGCCCTCACCGGCGCGACCCTCACGATCCGCCGCTTCCCGCGCGCGTACACGCTGCCGGAGCTGATCGGCCTCGGCTCCCTCGACGAGCACATGCTGATGCTCCTCGCGGCCTTCGTACGGGCCCGCTTCAACGTCATCGTCAGCGGCGGCACCGGCTCGGGCAAGACCACGCTCCTCAACGCCCTCTCGGGCCTCCTGCCGGGCCACGAGCGCATCATCACCATCGAGGACTCGGCCGAACTCCAGCTCCAGCAGGACCATGTGATCCGCCTCGAGTCCCGCCCGCCGAACGTCGAGGGCAAGGGGCAGATCACGATCCGCGACCTGGTCAGGAACTCGCTGCGGATGCGCCCCGACCGCATCATCGTCGGCGAGGTCCGCGGCGGCGAGACGCTCGACATGCTCCAGGCCATGTCCACGGGCCACGACGGCTCCCTGGCCACGGTCCACGCCAACACGGCCGAGGACGCCCTCACCCGGCTCCAGACCCTGGGCTCCATGTCGGAGGTCCAGGTCCCCTTCGAGGCCCTGCGCGACCAGATCAACTCCGCCGTGGACGTCGTCGTCCAGCTCGCCCGGCACGCCGACGGCTCCCGCAAGGTCGCCGAGATCGTGCTGCTCGTCTCGCACGGCCGCCAGCAGTTCCGCATCGCCCCCGTCACCCGCTTCGTCCCCCACCCGGTCGGCCCCGACCGGGTCGTCCACGGCTACTTCGAGCACCTGCCGCTGCCGCGCCCCGTCGCCGAGCGCCTGTACGTCGCCGGTGAGCCGGTGCCGCCCGCGTACGGGGTGGCCGAGGCCATCGACGTACTCAACACGCGCGAAGCGATCGGCTGA
- a CDS encoding TadE/TadG family type IV pilus assembly protein, whose amino-acid sequence MLEFAGFLPVLLLVGLAAIQLGLVGYAANQAGSGARAAARVESREGTGGEAAGHAAMDSGLDADVSVAGGGGDTTTATVTVQVPTLLPFVDTDWEVEKTVTMPNDDPAEPGAPGTGG is encoded by the coding sequence ATGCTGGAGTTCGCCGGCTTCCTCCCCGTCCTGCTCCTCGTGGGCCTCGCCGCCATCCAGCTCGGCCTGGTCGGCTACGCGGCCAACCAGGCGGGCTCCGGCGCCCGCGCCGCCGCCCGTGTCGAGTCCCGCGAGGGCACCGGCGGCGAGGCCGCGGGGCACGCCGCGATGGACTCCGGCCTGGACGCGGACGTATCGGTCGCGGGCGGGGGAGGCGACACCACCACCGCCACGGTCACCGTCCAGGTCCCCACGCTCCTGCCCTTCGTCGACACGGACTGGGAGGTCGAGAAGACCGTGACCATGCCCAACGACGACCCCGCGGAGCCCGGCGCCCCCGGGACAGGAGGCTGA